The following are encoded in a window of Drosophila simulans strain w501 chromosome 3L, Prin_Dsim_3.1, whole genome shotgun sequence genomic DNA:
- the LOC6736620 gene encoding zinc/cadmium resistance protein, protein MQLFAFSKMAKYSGKKCRLLSMMWLTAFFFFVEIIVGYVTNSMALVADSFHMLGDIAALVISFLSVKMSPKKWSKNTFGWARAEVLGALVNAVFLVALCFSITIEACKRFIEEEPIHEPELLVIVGALGLLVNVIGLCLLYEHGGHHGHSHGGGLTRNHSRLTELANMDEGEDEQNDFAYEKPKEKAPVKKSSHGHSHDPGQMNMRGAFLHVLSDALGSIIVVISAVVVWKTEWKYRYYMDPALSIVLVVLILHSVWPLLRESALILLQTVPTHIQVDAIQKRLLEKVDGVLAVHEFHVWQLAGDRIIASAHIRCRNLSEYMKIAEKVKEFFHNEGIHSTTIQPEFSEIEGCNMSDGTSSINMSGSDCCALDCPTTEEGCVKATCCQNNNKLNQLPSPTNSPYLCRQRNAARQAGDVEAGSLLEATSSGNQGTSGGASAGAPVVAIGATSTPKSDLV, encoded by the exons ATGCAGCTATTTGC TTTCTCCAAAATGGCCAAGTACTCGGGCAAAAAATGCCGGCTGCTCTCGATGATGTGGCTCACGgcgttcttcttcttcgtgGAGATCATTGTTGGCTATGTGACCAATTCGATGGCTCTGGTGGCGGATAGTTTCCACATGCTGGGCGACATCGCCGCCCTGGTCATATCATTCCTGTCTGTGAAG ATGTCACCGAAAAAGTGGTCAAAGAACACCTTCGGCTGGGCCAGGGCAGAAGTCTTGGGAGCTTTGGTCAACGCCGTTTTCCTGGTGGCCCTGTGCTTCAGCATCACCATCGAGGCTTGCAAAAG ATTCATTGAGGAGGAGCCGATTCACGAGCCTGAACTGCTTGTTATCGTGGGAGCCCTGGGTCTTCTGGTGAATGTGATTGGACTTTGTCTGCTTTACG AGCACGGCGGTCACCATGGTCACTCACATGGCGGCGGACTCACGCGTAACCACAGCCGCCTCACTGAGTTGGCCAACATGGACGAGGGCGAGGATGAGCAGAACGACTTTGCCTACGAGAAGCCGAAGGAAAAGGCACCGGTCAAGAAATCCAGCCATGGACACAGCCATGATCCCGGCCAGATGAATATGCGCGGCGCCTTTTTGCACGTTTTGAGCGATGCCCTTGGCAGCATCATTGTCGTAATCAGTGCTGTGGTGGTGTGGAAGACGGAGTGGAAGTACCGATACTACATGGATCCCGCTCTGTCCATCGTTCTGGTTGTCCTGATCCTGCACTCCGTGTGGCCGCTGCTACGCGAGTCCGCCTTGATTCTGCTTCAAACAGTGCCCACCCACATCCAGGTGGACGCCATTCAGAAGAGGCTTCTGGAGAAAGTTGATGGCGTGCTAGCTGTGCACGAGTTCCATGTCTGGCAACTGGCCGGCGACCGCATCATCGCCTCTGCCCATATTAG GTGCCGCAACCTTTCGGAGTACATGAAGATTGCCGAAAAGGTAAAGGAGTTCTTCCACAACGAGGGTATCCACTCCACCACCATCCAGCCGGAGTTCAGCGAGATTGAAGGCTGCAACATGTCTGATGGCACCTCCAGCATCAACATGAGCGGCTCCGACTGCTGCGCGTTGGATTGTCCCACCACGGAAGAAGGATGTGTCAAGGCCACGTGctgccaaaacaacaacaaattg AACCAACTGCCCTCACCCACCAACTCGCCGTATCTGTGCCGCCAGCGGAATGCCGCCCGACAGGCCGGCGATGTGGAGGCGGGTTCCCTGCTGGAGGCCACGTCCAGTGGCAACCAGGGAACCTCTGGCGGTGCCAGCGCAGGAGCTCCCGTGGTTGCGATAGGGGCCACGTCAACCCCGAAAAGCGATTTGGTTTGA
- the LOC6736618 gene encoding titin, producing the protein MWKTLCLLLLLTATCSAGPLSAHQKRKAPVTREEPVPAEVEMPEQTETEDESAPAEAASMGTLTLPSNATSIRSDITDNFSCVNKTYGYYADVENDCQIFHVCLPVTYADGRENTFRWSFICPEETIFSQESFTCMRREDMTIECEDSSRYYELNGNFGGPAEEESKPTPVESEEPEKEESEPEPEPVESEPEVPAEPEVQTAKPMKPVKAQKPKPNRRKPQPQRKVPAAVTAAPEVEAVPEPISHVEVESKPMKPQRFTSRPHQERPQVKRPAIAAPPMRNELFNGIRKRPAIFNKPPTTVKTVEEVVENEPAVTEAVVQLSEPQPTLKLQTLFAEPEVIPVEVQEPEVQASETAVTFVQPEAIVEEVVPSKVEIDNRIDDVKPIEAIEEIPAVIVESLDQSRPQEIEKAPEMQEEAKITEEAKPEEEPKPEQEMKLEEELKSEEAAKPEVELKPQEIQAEEEPEVPAKVEQIIEAKPEEIKSDPAIIEASNSHEEPLVNLEALEAAKPADAPESMPATPEMEQHSPLVEEILDNTNDGEAQESLGGFKPVDPVMAAEAEQLITDFLNTLKKNEEKPETDLAESILPVSNPDVSIEEAKLPEPEIVDKNASVEEQLLEEAEIKKSHKTEMMQDSPIINIMQVQHMPMDYRIPVRVIPVEVQPVPAISEASEVAKESAPEVVSESSLEETKESAPEEAKESVPEEVVDTAPEEVKEIPSVEIQETPMEEPKESSPEEVKESTPEEIKETAPETEVELVVAPEQTASHDDDAQESLVTAAYMPSIEDIVELVKERLDQTPKKDQMAPMELILTPGGAEPMSLVQSTSEQLEPESQATEEAASTAGQEEEVILPIYKRVSAFEPAMSKVQTLPVTVSKVDTEALPETESQPEVREPKMDARKRRFLFRADAS; encoded by the exons atgtggaaaacgtTGTGTTTGCTGCTTCTCTTGACGGCCACCTGCAGCGCAGGACCCTTGTCCGCCCACCAG AAGAGAAAAGCTCCCGTGACGCGTGAGGAGCCCGTGCCAGCAGAGGTGGAAATGCCGGAACAGACCGAAACGGAGGATGAGTCGGCTCCAGCGGAAGCAGCTTCCATGGGAACGCTCACCCTGCCCAGCAACGCCACCTCCATCCGCTCGGACATCACGGATAACTTCTCGTGTGTCAACAAGACCTATGGGTACTATGCCGATGTGGAGAACGACTGTCAGATCTTCCACGTGTGCCTGCCGGTTACCTACGCCGATGGCAGGGAAAATACTTTCCGCTGGAGCTTCATCTGCCCAGAGGAGACCATCTTCAGTCAG GAATCGTTCACCTGCATGCGTCGCGAGGACATGACCATCGAGTGCGAGGACAGCTCCAGATACTACGAACTGAATGGCAACTTTGGTGGACCTGCGGAGGAGGAAAGTAAGCCCACTCCCGTGGAGAGCGAGGAGCCGGAGAAGGAGGAGTCAGAGCCCGAACCCGAACCCGTTGAGTCAGAGCCAGAGGTTCCGGCGGAACCAGAAGTCCAAACAGCCAAGCCCATGAAGCCGGTCAAGGCCCAAAAGCCCAAGCCCAACCGAAGGAAGCCCCAGCCCCAGAGAAAGGTTCCAGCTGCAGTAACTGCTGCACCTGAGGTAGAAGCTGTTCCCGAGCCAATTTCCCACGTCGAGGTGGAGTCGAAGCCCATGAAGCCACAGAGGTTCACCAGCAGACCCCACCAGGAAAGACCCCAGGTGAAGAGGCCTGCAATTGCTGCTCCACCTATGCGAAATGAGCTCTTTAATGGAATCCGCAAGCGTCCAGCTATCTTCAATAAGCCACCAACTACAGTGAAAACAGTTGAAGAGGTCGTGGAAAATGAACCCGCGGTCACAGAGGCAGTGGTTCAACTTAGTGAGCCCCAGCCCACACTGAAACTGCAGACCTTGTTCGCGGAACCGGAAGTTATTCCTGTGGAAGTCCAGGAGCCAGAAGTTCAGGCTTCCGAGACAGCTGTAACTTTCGTTCAGCCAGAGGCCATTGTTGAGGAAGTGGTACCCTCGAAGGTGGAGATTGATAACAGGATCGATGATGTCAAGCCCATTGAAGCCATCGAAGAGATTCCTGCAGTCATAGTGGAAAGTCTGGATCAATCAAGGCCCCAGGAAATCGAGAAAGCACCCGAAATGCAGGAGGAAGCTAAGATAACTGAAGAGGCCAAACCAGAGGAGGAGCCAAAGCCGGAACAAGAAATGAAACTCGAAGAAGAACTCAAGTCAGAAGAAGCAGCTAAGCCGGAGGTGGAGCTGAAACCCCAGGAAATTCAAGCCGAAGAGGAGCCCGAAGTGCCAGCCAAGGTAGAGCAGATCATAGAAGCTAAGCCCGAGGAAATAAAATCGGATCCAGCTATTATCGAGGCCAGCAACTCGCATGAGGAACCCTTGGTTAACCTAGAGGCTCTGGAGGCGGCCAAGCCGGCAGATGCCCCCGAGAGCATGCCAGCCACTCCCGAAATGGAACAGCACAGTCCTCTCGTGGAAGAAATCCTGGATAACACTAACGATGGGGAGGCGCAGGAGTCCCTGGGAGGCTTCAAGCCAGTGGATCCCGTGATGGCCGCCGAAGCGGAACAGTTGATCACCGACTTTCTGAACACCCTGAAAAAGAATGAAGAGAAACCAGAGACTGACTTGGCTGAGAGTATACTGCCAGTAAGTAATCCCGATGTGTCCATTGAGGAGGCCAAACTTCCGGAGCCCGAGATCGTGGACAAGAATGCATCAGTTGAGGAGCAGTTGTTGGAGGAAGCCGAAATCAAGAAGTCCCACAAGACCGAGATGATGCAGGACTCTCCGATCATCAATATAATGCAGGTGCAACATATGCCCATGGACTACAGAATCCCAGTCCGGGTTATTCCCGTGGAAGTTCAGCCTGTTCCCGCAATCTCTGAGGCATCAGAGGTCGCTAAGGAAAGCGCTCCCGAGGTGGTATCCGAATCTTCTCTAGAGGAGACCAAGGAAAGTGCTCCAGAAGAAGCTAAGGAATCCGTTCCCGAGGAAGTTGTCGATACAGCTCCTGAGGAAGTCAAAGAGATTCCCAGTGTAGAAATTCAGGAAACCCCTATGGAGGAGCCTAAAGAATCTTCTCCTGAAGAAGTCAAGGAAAGCACTCCCGAGGAAATCAAAGAGACTGCTCCAGAGACAGAGGTTGAGCTGGTGGTCGCGCCCGAGCAGACTGCTTCCCACGACGACGACGCCCAGGAGAGTCTAGTCACAGCCGCATACATGCCCTCCATCGAGGACATCGTGGAGCTGGTCAAAGAGCGTCTGGATCAGACACCCAAAAAGGATCAGATGGCTCCCATGGAGCTGATACTCACGCCTGGTGGTGCCGAGCCCATGTCCTTGGTTCAGAGCACTTCAGAACAGTTGGAGCCTGAATCTCAGGCCACGGAGGAGGCGGCATCCACTGCCGGACAGGAAGAGGAAGTCATCCTGCCCATTTACAAACGCGTCTCCGCTTTCGAACCCGCCATGTCCAAGGTGCAAACGCTGCCCGTAACGGTGAGCAAAGTGGATACGGAAGCGCTGCCGGAAACTGAATCCCAACCGGAAGTCCGGGAGCCAAAGATGGACGCCCGCAAGCGACGTTTCCTGTTCCGCGCCGATGCCAGCTAA
- the LOC6736623 gene encoding drosomycin: MPNAFKNSSKIRDSLRTSVAMVQIKLLFALLAVMTIVLMEANTVSARDCLSGTFGGPCWAWSGEKCRRLCIEEGHVSGHCSGGMKCWCEGC; encoded by the coding sequence ATGCCAAACGCCTTTAAGAACTCAAGTAAAATTCGCGACTCGTTGAGAACATCAGTTGCCATGGTGCAGATCAAATTGCTGTTTGCTCTCCTTGCTGTAATGACCATCGTCCTAATGGAGGCCAACACTGTTTCGGCCCGTGATTGCCTATCTGGAACTTTCGGCGGTCCTTGCTGGGCCTGGAGTGGAGAAAAGTGCCGACGTCTCTGCATTGAAGAGGGACATGTCAGTGGACACTGCAGTGGCGGGATGAAGTGCTGGTGCGAAGGATGCTAG
- the LOC6736617 gene encoding aspartic and glutamic acid-rich protein isoform X2, which produces MDWQPTVIAGLICLLLPTQISLAKAWSLPARHADRSDLALTPAHQQVGRRLNEVSPYLDLALCPIRAEPWTCARQQSGRILDVWDGELNVQWQKLKVEADRQMNATIERRGYSTSELPVKEKPSTILKKIEIGTNYMKKYLAESMDGFLGREYEYLQTPKAVEDDSETDQSGNSAEDDEEADADDASNAAEEEENAEDEDADANNEEDDEEEDDDRDEEDDDSDSTAEQDQDQDHEPETEAENEDEDVDEAVSAPENDNEKENTPSVFSGAPAAQSQGDGKNPVLAEDNTSTGVEFIELQDGDETAAGALKKPGGGKRKKNKKGGKRKKNKKKGHGSETQPSTLVVVQAAPEHHEVDSGHEGGSSVISHGSADDTASVGKPMRKRKQKRRMKGKRKRKGQHGSAVVEHEQSDLSLGLGLLDELADADDVLSGVGGGKRKHRNPLNYGRSNGVTRGKKKKKKKAIAKFIMIGSFLKAKIELLLKILGAHLQVKFFAIALIGLLINIARFWIDVKRGSPPSKHHYEDHGDDWSEPGSYWKRSLQTDPSVEDTDSSTDSYQVRQPQQQSQTPDPHYLAYRNQYGQWQ; this is translated from the exons AGGTATCACCGTATCTGGACCTGGCCTTGTGCCCCATCAGAGCGGAACCCTGGACCTGTGCCCGCCAACAATCCGGTCGGATACTGGATGTTTGGGATGGGGAGCTCAATGTCCAATGGCAGAAACTAAAAG TCGAGGCCGATCGGCAGATGAACGCCACGATCGAGAGAAGAGGGTACAGCACATCGGAGTTGCCCGTGAAAGAGAAGCCGTCGACGATACTGAAGAAAATTGAGATCGGCACGAATTACATGAAGAAATACCTGGCCGAATCCATGGACGG CTTCCTAGGTCGCGAATACGAGTATCTGCAGACACCGAAAGCGGTTGAGGATGATAGTGAAACTGATCAGAGTGGAAATAGTGCCGAAGATGACGAAGAGGCGGATGCGGACGATGCCAGCAatgcggcggaggaggaggagaatgcagaggatgaggatgcggatgccaaTAATGAGGAggatgatgaggaggaggatgatgaCCGGGATGAGGAGGATGACGACTCGGATAGCACGGCGGAacaggatcaggatcaggacCATGAGCCAGAGACTGAAGCTGAGAACGAAgacgaggatgtggatgaggcAGTCTCAGCACCCGAGAATGataatgaaaaggaaaacactcCAAGTGTCTTCAGTGGAGCGCCAGCAGCGCAATCCCAAGGTGATGGGAAAAATCCTGTCTTAGCCGAGGACAATACTTCAACAG GTGTGGAATTCATCGAGCTCCAGGATGGCGACGAAACTGCAGCGGGTGCGCTGAAAAAGCCGGGCGGCGGTAAACGCAAGAAGAACAAGAAGGGCGGCAAGCGCaagaagaacaagaagaagGGTCACGGGTCGGAGACACAGCCCTCCACATTGGTGGTGGTCCAGGCGGCACCGGAACACCACGAGGTGGACTCCGGACACGAGGGCGGATCCTCGGTGATCAGTCACGGGAGCGCCGATGACACAGCATCCGTGGGAAAACCGATGAGGAAACGGAAGCAGAAGCGCCGCATGAAGGGCAAGCGGAAGCGCAAGGGTCAACACGGGTCAGCCGTCGTGGAGCACGAGCAGAGCGACCTCAGTCTGGGATTGGGCCTGCTCGACGAACTGGCGGACGCGGATGATGTGCTCTCGGGAGTCGGCGGGGGAAAACGCAAGCACAGGAACCCACTTAATTATGGTAGAAGTAACGGAG TGACCCgcggcaagaagaagaagaagaagaaggccaTTGCCAAGTTCATCATGATCGGCAGCTTCCTGAAAGCCAAAATCGAACTGCTGCTCAAGATCCTGGGCGCCCATCTGCAGGTCAAGTTCTTTGCCATAGCCCTGATCGGCCTGCTGATCAATATAGCCCGATTCTGGATCGATGTGAAGCGCGGCAGTCCGCCATCTAAG CACCACTACGAGGACCACGGCGACGACTGGAGCGAGCCGGGTAGCTACTGGAAGCGCTCCCTGCAGACGGATCCCTCGGTCGAGGACACGGACTCCTCCACGGACAGCTACCAGGTGCgccagccgcagcagcagtcgcagacCCCGGATCCCCACTATCTGGCCTATCGCAACCAGTATGGCCAGTGGCAGTAG
- the LOC6736619 gene encoding uncharacterized protein LOC6736619, whose protein sequence is MASNNSSTTDLDSQVNVEDLPITFKVKYIGSEVARGLWGIKYTRRPVDIMVGVAKNLPPNKVLPNCELKVSTDGVQLEIISPKASINHWSYPIDTISYGVQDLVYTRVFAMIVVKDDSSPHPFEVHAFVCDSRAMARKLTFALAAAFQDYSRRVKEAAGEEEGEGTASDTITPTRQKFAIDLRTPEEIQAGELEQETEA, encoded by the exons atGGCCTCCAACAACAGTAGTACCACCGATCTGGACAGCCAGGTCAATGTGGAGGATTTGCCCATAACTTTCAAG GTGAAGTACATAGGCTCCGAAGTGGCACGTGGCTTATGGGGCATCAAGTATACGCGTCGTCCGGTGGACATaatggtgggcgtggccaagaacCTGCCGCCCAATAAGGTGCTGCCCAACTGCGAACTGAAGGTGTCCACCGACGGAGTCCAGCTGGAGATCATTTCGCCCAAGGCCAGCATCAATCACTGGAGCTATCCCATCGACACGATCTCGTATGGCGTTCAGGACCTGGTCTACACAAGGGTCTTTGCCATGATCGTGGTGAAGGACGACTCGAGTCCGCATCCCTTTGAGGTTCACGCCTTCGTATGCGACAGTCGTGCAATGGCGCGGAAGTTGACCTTTGCCCTGGCCGCCGCCTTCCAGGATTACTCGCGACGGGTCAAGGAGGCAGCCGGCGAGGAGGAAGGCGAGGGCACGGCCAGCGACACTATTACGCCCACACGACAAAAGTTCGCCATTGATCTGCGAACGCCGGAGGAAATCCAAGCTGGCGAACTGGAGCAGGAAACGGAGGCGTAG
- the LOC6736617 gene encoding uncharacterized protein LOC6736617 isoform X1 produces the protein MDWQPTVIAGLICLLLPTQISLAKAWSLPARHADRSDLALTPAHQQVGRRLNEVSPYLDLALCPIRAEPWTCARQQSGRILDVWDGELNVQWQKLKVEADRQMNATIERRGYSTSELPVKEKPSTILKKIEIGTNYMKKYLAESMDGFLGREYEYLQTPKAVEDDSETDQSGNSAEDDEEADADDASNAAEEEENAEDEDADANNEEDDEEEDDDRDEEDDDSDSTAEQDQDQDHEPETEAENEDEDVDEAVSAPENDNEKENTPSVFSGAPAAQSQGDGKNPVLAEDNTSTGVEFIELQDGDETAAGALKKPGGGKRKKNKKGGKRKKNKKKGHGSETQPSTLVVVQAAPEHHEVDSGHEGGSSVISHGSADDTASVGKPMRKRKQKRRMKGKRKRKGQHGSAVVEHEQSDLSLGLGLLDELADADDVLSGVGGGKRKHRNPLNYGRSNGVTRGKKKKKKKAIAKFIMIGSFLKAKIELLLKILGAHLQVKFFAIALIGLLINIARFWIDVKRGSPPSKVVYVEHAHHQHHYEDHGDDWSEPGSYWKRSLQTDPSVEDTDSSTDSYQVRQPQQQSQTPDPHYLAYRNQYGQWQ, from the exons AGGTATCACCGTATCTGGACCTGGCCTTGTGCCCCATCAGAGCGGAACCCTGGACCTGTGCCCGCCAACAATCCGGTCGGATACTGGATGTTTGGGATGGGGAGCTCAATGTCCAATGGCAGAAACTAAAAG TCGAGGCCGATCGGCAGATGAACGCCACGATCGAGAGAAGAGGGTACAGCACATCGGAGTTGCCCGTGAAAGAGAAGCCGTCGACGATACTGAAGAAAATTGAGATCGGCACGAATTACATGAAGAAATACCTGGCCGAATCCATGGACGG CTTCCTAGGTCGCGAATACGAGTATCTGCAGACACCGAAAGCGGTTGAGGATGATAGTGAAACTGATCAGAGTGGAAATAGTGCCGAAGATGACGAAGAGGCGGATGCGGACGATGCCAGCAatgcggcggaggaggaggagaatgcagaggatgaggatgcggatgccaaTAATGAGGAggatgatgaggaggaggatgatgaCCGGGATGAGGAGGATGACGACTCGGATAGCACGGCGGAacaggatcaggatcaggacCATGAGCCAGAGACTGAAGCTGAGAACGAAgacgaggatgtggatgaggcAGTCTCAGCACCCGAGAATGataatgaaaaggaaaacactcCAAGTGTCTTCAGTGGAGCGCCAGCAGCGCAATCCCAAGGTGATGGGAAAAATCCTGTCTTAGCCGAGGACAATACTTCAACAG GTGTGGAATTCATCGAGCTCCAGGATGGCGACGAAACTGCAGCGGGTGCGCTGAAAAAGCCGGGCGGCGGTAAACGCAAGAAGAACAAGAAGGGCGGCAAGCGCaagaagaacaagaagaagGGTCACGGGTCGGAGACACAGCCCTCCACATTGGTGGTGGTCCAGGCGGCACCGGAACACCACGAGGTGGACTCCGGACACGAGGGCGGATCCTCGGTGATCAGTCACGGGAGCGCCGATGACACAGCATCCGTGGGAAAACCGATGAGGAAACGGAAGCAGAAGCGCCGCATGAAGGGCAAGCGGAAGCGCAAGGGTCAACACGGGTCAGCCGTCGTGGAGCACGAGCAGAGCGACCTCAGTCTGGGATTGGGCCTGCTCGACGAACTGGCGGACGCGGATGATGTGCTCTCGGGAGTCGGCGGGGGAAAACGCAAGCACAGGAACCCACTTAATTATGGTAGAAGTAACGGAG TGACCCgcggcaagaagaagaagaagaagaaggccaTTGCCAAGTTCATCATGATCGGCAGCTTCCTGAAAGCCAAAATCGAACTGCTGCTCAAGATCCTGGGCGCCCATCTGCAGGTCAAGTTCTTTGCCATAGCCCTGATCGGCCTGCTGATCAATATAGCCCGATTCTGGATCGATGTGAAGCGCGGCAGTCCGCCATCTAAG GTTGTATACGTTGAACATGCCCACCATCAGCACCACTACGAGGACCACGGCGACGACTGGAGCGAGCCGGGTAGCTACTGGAAGCGCTCCCTGCAGACGGATCCCTCGGTCGAGGACACGGACTCCTCCACGGACAGCTACCAGGTGCgccagccgcagcagcagtcgcagacCCCGGATCCCCACTATCTGGCCTATCGCAACCAGTATGGCCAGTGGCAGTAG
- the LOC6736622 gene encoding LOW QUALITY PROTEIN: drosomycin (The sequence of the model RefSeq protein was modified relative to this genomic sequence to represent the inferred CDS: inserted 2 bases in 1 codon), with translation MVQIKFLFVFLAVMTIVVLAANMADADCLSGKYKGPCAVWDNDXCRRICKEEGHISGHCSPSLKCWCEGC, from the exons ATGGTGCAGATCAAATTCCTTTTCGTCTTCCTGGCCGTGATGACAATTGTTGTCCTGGCCGCCAATATGGCTGATGCCGATTGCCTTTCCGGCAAATACAAGGGTCCCTGCGCCGTCTGGGATAACGA GTGTCGTCGTATTTGCAAGGAGGAGGGACACATTAGTGGTCACTGCAGTCCCAGCCTGAAGTGCTGGTGCGAAGGATGCTGA
- the LOC6736624 gene encoding drosomycin, protein MAQIKGLFALLAVVTIVLMVANSASAVDCPSGRFSGPCWAWDGEQCRRLCREEGRVSGHCSASLKCWCEQC, encoded by the coding sequence ATGGCTCAAATTAAAGGATTGTTTGCTCTCCTCGCTGTGGTGACCATTGTCCTAATGGTGGCCAACTCGGCTTCGGCCGTGGATTGCCCATCTGGAAGATTCAGTGGTCCTTGCTGGGCCTGGGATGGAGAGCAGTGCCGTCGCCTCTGCAGGGAGGAGGGACGTGTCAGTGGACACTGCAGTGCCAGTCTGAAGTGCTGGTGCGAACAATGCTGA